The Bacteroidota bacterium DNA segment AACCAAAGTTGCAAAGCTTTTACGAGGAAAATATAAACCTTCTTATACCCCTCATGTAGATTGCGGAGATAATGTAATTGTGATCAACGCAGACAAAGTGCGTTTTACGGGTAAGAAATGGACTGACAAGGAATATTTTAGTCATTCCGGTTATCCCGGTGGTTTTTCAATAGCCACCCCCAAGAGCTTGTATGCCAAAAATCCTGTATTACTTATCGAAAATGCGGTTAGAGGAATGCTTCCCAAGAATAAATTAGGAGCGGCCTTATTCAGAAATCTTCATGTAAATG contains these protein-coding regions:
- the rplM gene encoding 50S ribosomal protein L13; the protein is MDTLSYKTVSANKATVNKEWVVVDARDQVVGRLSTKVAKLLRGKYKPSYTPHVDCGDNVIVINADKVRFTGKKWTDKEYFSHSGYPGGFSIATPKSLYAKNPVLLIENAVRGMLPKNKLGAALFRNLHVNVGETDKYEAQKPKVIDLNNLK